The DNA region GCGAAAGAGATTACTGATCCGTCGGTGCTTGGGGTTGGCGATGCGATGATCCGCGGCTTCTACGATTCGCTCGCAGCGTTGCGGACGGATGTGCGCAATCCGCTTATCGCGCTTGTGGTGAGCGATGAGGCAGCGACTTACCGTCCCGAGATGCACTGGCTGGCGGAGCAGCTGCAGCTTCAAGGGAAGCGCGTGTTCTGTCTCGATCCCGAGGATGTTTTTCCGCTGGGCAGTTCTCTTTGTTTCGATGTCGAAGGGAATCCGGAGAAGATCGATATCATCTATCGCTTCTTCGAGCTGTTCGATCTAGCGAACATCCGCACGGCGAATTTTTTCTTTGAGGCGTGGCAGGCGGGTGAAGTGGTGATCGCGCCGCCGATGCGGCCGTTTCAAGAGGAGAAGCTGGGGCTGGCGCTTTTTCATCATCATTTGCTCGCAGATTTCTGGGCGGAGACGTTGAGCGGGCGTTCGTTGAAGTTGCTCAAGCAACTCATCCCGCCGTCGTGGATTATTGATCCGGCGCCGTTGCCGCCAGGCGCGGTGCTCGATGGGCCGAAGGTTGGCGGACGCTCGCTGACGAGTTGGTCGCAGCTCGCGGGCGCGTCGCAGAAGGAGCGCGATTTGATCATCAAGATCAGCGGCTATCATGAGACGGCGTGGGGCGCGCGCAGCGTGGTGCTCGGCAGCGATTGTTCGCGCGAGGAGTGGCAGCAAGGTGTGGAGATCGCGATCAAGGATGCGCCGACGAATCTGCATATTTTGCAGGAGTATAAAAAACCGCGTCGCGTGAAGCATCGCGTGTATGATCGCGAGCAGCAGGTGCGTGAAGTCGATGGGCGGCTGCGGTTGTGCCCTTACTATTTTAATCTCGGTGGGAAATCGGTGTTGAGCGGAGCGCTCGCGACGTTTTGTCCGCCGGATAAAAAAATCATTCACGGCATGCAGGACGCGGCGTTGCTGCCTTGCGCGGTTGTTGGCTGAGAAAAGAATTTTTCAGAGGGCCAGAGAAGTGCGGAAGAAATTTTCAGTTGAAAATTTTCTGAGGCGGGGACTCTGTGCGGCTCACTTTGTTTAGGAGACCCTGGGGCGCCAGGGTGAGATTAGAGCACGATCCGCTCTTAAAGCCTTCGAACCTGATGCGTTTAACACCGCCGTAGGGAAAACAGGAGCCGAGCGCGATCACACGCGAGCGGAGCTTGCAGACTTATGGAGGCGTTGGGCGTGGAACCCATAAAGCTCCCTCCAATGTCATCTGTCACCACCACCGCTCACTCTGATTATGTGCCGCCGGGCTTCTCGTCGACGCACCGGCTTTTCCCGGCATCGCGCCGTGTTTATGTGCCGGGGTCGCGTTCCGATTTGCTCGTGCCGATGCGCGAGATCGCGCTGTCGCCGACGAAACTGCCCAATGGCACTGAGGTGCCCAATGAGTCGATACGCGTGTACGACACGTCGGGGCCGTGGGGTGATGCGGCGTTTCATGGCGATGCGTCGTTTGGGCTGCCCGCGTTGCGCGCGAAATGGATTCAGGAGCGCGGGGATGTGGAGGAGGTTGCAGGACGGACGGTGCAGCCGATGGACGATGGCTATTTGTCGGAGAAGCATCGCGCGCAGGCGGAGGCGGAAGGTCGGCGCAATCCGATCAAGTTTTTTGACCGGTCGCAGCGGGCGGTTTTGCGCGCGAAGCCTAGCAAGGTGGTGACTCAGCTCGCGTATGCGCGGGCGGGCGAGATCACGCCGGAGATGGAGTTCATCGCGATTCGCGAGAACATGAAGCTGCAGCGGGCGCAGGGTTTGTTGGAGATGACGGCAGAGGGGCCGAGGAATTCGCTGTGGCGGCAGCACGCGGGAAATCCGCTGGGCGCGTCGATCCCGCGCGAGATCACGCCGGAGTTTGTGCGCGATGAAGTGGCGCGCGGGCGGGCGATCATCCCGGCGAATATCAATCACCCGGAGCTGGAGCCGATGATCATCGGTCGAAATTTCCTCGTGAAGATCAACACGAACATCGGCAACTCGGCGGTGGCGTCGTCGATCGACGAAGAGGTGGAGAAGATGCGGTGGTCGGTGAAGTGGGGCGGCGACACGCTCATGGATCTTTCGACAGGAAAAAACATCCACCAGACGCGCGAGTGGATCATGCGGAATTGTCCGGTGCCGGTGGGCACGGTACCGATTTATCAGGCGCTAGAAAAAGCCGGCGGGCGTTCGGAGGAGCTGACGTGGGAGATTTTCCGCGACACGTTGATCGAGCAGGCGGAGCAGGGCGTGGATTATTTCACCATTCATGCGGGCGTGTTGCTGCGTTATATTCCGCTCACGGAGCGGCGCATGACGGGGATCGTTTCGCGTGGTGGGTCGATCATGGCGAAGTGGTGTTTGTCGCATCACCGGGAGAATTTTCTCTACACGCACTGGGAAGAGATTTGCGACATCATGGCGGCGTATGACGTCTCGTTCTCGATTGGTGACGGGTTGCGGCCGGGATCGATCGCGGATGCGAACGATGACGCGCAGTTCGGTGAGTTGAAGACGCAGGGTGAATTGACCGAGCGCGCGTGGCAGCGCGGGGTGCAGGTGATGAACGAAGGGCCGGGGCATGTGCCCATGCACATGATACCGGAAAATATGGAGAAGCAGCTGGCGTGGTGCCGGGAGGCGCCGTTCTACACGCTCGGGCCGCTGACGACGGATATCGCGCCAGGCTACGATCACATCACGAGCGCGATCGGGGCGGCGATGATCGGCTGGCACGGGACGGCGATGCTTTGTTACGTGACGCCGAAGGAGCAT from Nibricoccus aquaticus includes:
- the thiC gene encoding phosphomethylpyrimidine synthase ThiC, with the translated sequence MSSVTTTAHSDYVPPGFSSTHRLFPASRRVYVPGSRSDLLVPMREIALSPTKLPNGTEVPNESIRVYDTSGPWGDAAFHGDASFGLPALRAKWIQERGDVEEVAGRTVQPMDDGYLSEKHRAQAEAEGRRNPIKFFDRSQRAVLRAKPSKVVTQLAYARAGEITPEMEFIAIRENMKLQRAQGLLEMTAEGPRNSLWRQHAGNPLGASIPREITPEFVRDEVARGRAIIPANINHPELEPMIIGRNFLVKINTNIGNSAVASSIDEEVEKMRWSVKWGGDTLMDLSTGKNIHQTREWIMRNCPVPVGTVPIYQALEKAGGRSEELTWEIFRDTLIEQAEQGVDYFTIHAGVLLRYIPLTERRMTGIVSRGGSIMAKWCLSHHRENFLYTHWEEICDIMAAYDVSFSIGDGLRPGSIADANDDAQFGELKTQGELTERAWQRGVQVMNEGPGHVPMHMIPENMEKQLAWCREAPFYTLGPLTTDIAPGYDHITSAIGAAMIGWHGTAMLCYVTPKEHLGLPDRDDVRAGVIAYKLAAHAADLAKGHPASQYRDNALSKARFEFRWEDQFNLSLDPEKAREFHDATLPQDSAKTAHFCSMCGPQFCSMKITEDVRRYAEEHGMDGAAALQAGLEAKAGEFREAGGELYAAEEKR